A portion of the Streptomyces platensis genome contains these proteins:
- a CDS encoding SGNH/GDSL hydrolase family protein — protein sequence MPMTMSRARVARRIATAAAFGGGGVGLLGVATVGVLLTEVRLARRTVGGSSDIPPCADGRYGAAFGHRTDRPPLRLGFLGDSTAAGQGVHRASQTPGALLASGLAALSELPVDFRNVALPGAQSDDLERQVELMLAVGTEVPDVCVIMIGANDVTHRMPPAQSVRHLAEAVRRLRAAGCEVVVGTCPDLGSVEPVYQPLRWVARRLSRQLAAAQTIGVIESGGRTVSLGDLLGPEFEARPRELFGPDNYHPSAEGYATAAMAVLPTLCASLGLWPEEERPEPARGEGLLPVEQAAAEAASEGGTEVTASRAPWALLKHRRRRQLPTAERTGPSSVTP from the coding sequence ATGCCGATGACGATGTCCAGGGCGAGAGTGGCCCGGCGGATCGCCACCGCTGCCGCGTTCGGCGGCGGCGGGGTCGGGCTGCTCGGCGTCGCCACCGTCGGGGTGCTGCTGACCGAGGTGCGGCTGGCCCGCCGGACGGTCGGCGGCTCCAGCGACATCCCGCCGTGCGCCGACGGCCGCTACGGCGCCGCCTTCGGCCACCGCACCGACCGCCCGCCGCTGCGCCTGGGCTTCCTCGGCGACTCCACCGCCGCGGGCCAGGGGGTGCACCGCGCCTCCCAGACACCCGGCGCCCTGCTCGCCTCCGGTCTGGCCGCGCTCTCCGAGCTGCCGGTCGACTTCCGCAATGTGGCGCTGCCCGGCGCGCAGTCCGACGACCTGGAGCGCCAGGTGGAGCTGATGCTGGCGGTCGGTACCGAGGTCCCGGACGTCTGCGTCATCATGATCGGCGCCAATGACGTCACCCACCGGATGCCGCCCGCACAGTCCGTGCGCCATCTCGCCGAGGCGGTGCGCCGGCTGCGCGCGGCGGGCTGCGAGGTGGTCGTCGGCACCTGCCCTGATCTGGGCAGCGTCGAGCCGGTCTACCAGCCGCTGCGCTGGGTGGCCCGGCGGCTCTCCCGGCAGCTGGCCGCCGCCCAGACCATCGGGGTGATCGAGAGCGGCGGCCGTACGGTCTCCCTCGGCGATCTGCTCGGCCCCGAGTTCGAGGCGCGGCCGCGGGAGCTGTTCGGGCCGGACAACTACCACCCGTCGGCCGAGGGCTACGCCACCGCCGCGATGGCCGTGCTGCCGACGCTGTGCGCCTCGCTGGGGCTGTGGCCGGAGGAGGAGCGCCCGGAGCCCGCCCGGGGCGAGGGCCTGCTGCCGGTCGAGCAGGCGGCCGCCGAGGCGGCTTCCGAGGGCGGCACGGAGGTCACCGCCTCCCGCGCCCCCTGGGCGCTGCTCAAGCACCGCAGGCGCCGTCAGCTGCCCACGGCGGAGAGGACCGGACCGTCGTCCGTCACCCCGTGA
- a CDS encoding acetyl-CoA C-acetyltransferase, translated as MPEAVIVSAARSPIGRAFKGSLKDLRPDDLTAKIIETALAKVPELDPRDIDDLMLGCGLPGGEQGHNLGRIVAVQMGMDHLPGCTITRYCSSSLQTTRMALHAIKAGEGDVFISAGVETVSRSIKGSSDGLPDTHNPLFADAEARTAARAEQEGADWHDPREDGLIPDAYIAMGQTAENLARLKGITRQDMDEFGVRSQNLAEKAINDGFWEREITPVTLPDGTVVSKDDGPRAGVTVEGVSGLKPVFRPDGLVTAGNCCPLNDGAAALVIMSDTKARELGLTPLARIVSTGVSGLSPEIMGYGPVEASKQALRRAGLSVSDIDLVEINEAFAAQVIPSYRDLGIDLDRLNVNGGAIAVGHPFGMTGARITTTLINSLQWHDKQFGLETMCVGGGQGMAMVIERLS; from the coding sequence ATGCCCGAAGCCGTGATCGTCTCAGCCGCCCGCTCCCCGATCGGCCGCGCCTTCAAGGGCTCACTGAAGGACCTGCGGCCGGACGACCTGACCGCGAAGATCATCGAGACCGCGCTCGCCAAGGTCCCCGAGCTGGACCCCAGGGACATCGACGACCTGATGCTCGGCTGTGGCCTTCCCGGCGGCGAGCAGGGCCACAACCTCGGCCGCATCGTGGCCGTCCAGATGGGGATGGACCACCTCCCGGGGTGCACCATCACCCGTTACTGTTCCTCCTCGCTCCAGACGACCCGCATGGCGCTGCACGCCATCAAGGCCGGTGAGGGCGATGTCTTCATCTCGGCCGGTGTCGAGACCGTCTCGCGCAGCATCAAGGGCAGCTCCGACGGCCTGCCGGACACCCACAACCCGCTCTTCGCCGACGCCGAGGCCCGTACCGCGGCCCGCGCCGAGCAGGAGGGCGCCGACTGGCACGACCCGCGCGAGGACGGCCTGATCCCGGACGCCTACATCGCGATGGGCCAGACCGCGGAGAACCTCGCCCGCCTCAAGGGCATCACCCGCCAGGACATGGACGAGTTCGGCGTCCGGTCCCAGAACCTCGCCGAGAAGGCGATCAACGACGGCTTCTGGGAGCGGGAGATCACCCCGGTGACGCTGCCGGACGGCACAGTCGTCTCCAAGGACGACGGCCCGCGCGCGGGCGTCACCGTCGAGGGCGTCTCCGGCCTCAAGCCGGTCTTCCGCCCCGACGGCCTGGTGACCGCCGGCAACTGCTGCCCGCTGAACGACGGCGCCGCGGCGCTGGTGATCATGTCCGACACCAAGGCGCGCGAGCTGGGCCTGACCCCGCTGGCCCGGATCGTCTCCACCGGCGTCTCCGGCCTCTCCCCCGAGATCATGGGCTACGGCCCGGTCGAGGCCAGCAAGCAGGCGCTGCGCCGGGCCGGTCTCTCGGTCTCCGACATCGACCTGGTCGAGATCAACGAGGCGTTCGCCGCCCAGGTCATCCCGTCCTACCGGGACTTGGGCATCGACCTGGACCGGCTGAACGTCAACGGCGGCGCGATCGCCGTCGGCCACCCCTTCGGCATGACCGGCGCCCGCATCACCACCACCCTGATCAACTCCCTCCAGTGGCACGACAAGCAGTTCGGCCTGGAGACGATGTGCGTGGGCGGCGGCCAGGGCATGGCGATGGTCATCGAGCGGCTGAGCTGA
- a CDS encoding purine-cytosine permease family protein yields MAGVVEQRSIDVVPDDERHGSAVSQFTLWLGANLQITAVITGALAVVFGANAFWSLIGLLLGNLLGGAVMALHSAQGPRLGLPQMITSRAQFGVRGAVVPLALVIVMYIGFFASGSVLAGQAVGELTHLGETPGIVLFAAVTAVAAAVGYRLIHTLGKIAGLVCALAFVYLGIRLVQRADLGALLADHRFGLPVFLLAVSLSASWQLAFGPYVADYSRYLPRHTSARATFWWTLSGSVLGSQWSMTFGALAAAAAPAAFVGHEVTYIVGLGGAGLIASCLYFVIALGKLTINILNTYGGFMSLVTSVSGFRGQRTLSPRGRSAYIAGIMVAGTAVALLGKDSFLTSFKDFLLFLLTFFTPWSAINLVDYYLISKERYDIPALSDPAGRYGAWNVRALTVYVLGVLAQLPFLATHFYTGPLVAPLGGADISWLVGLAVPAVLYWLAARRDTARTMAPGPLQEEPSPAGSGG; encoded by the coding sequence ATGGCAGGTGTGGTCGAACAGCGCTCCATCGACGTCGTCCCCGACGACGAACGGCACGGCAGCGCGGTCAGCCAGTTCACCCTCTGGCTGGGCGCCAACCTCCAGATCACCGCCGTCATCACCGGCGCGCTGGCCGTCGTCTTCGGGGCGAACGCCTTCTGGTCGCTGATCGGGCTGCTGCTCGGCAACCTCCTGGGCGGGGCGGTGATGGCCCTGCACTCGGCGCAGGGGCCGCGGCTCGGACTGCCGCAGATGATCACCTCCCGGGCCCAGTTCGGGGTGCGCGGGGCGGTGGTCCCGCTGGCGCTGGTCATCGTGATGTACATCGGCTTCTTCGCCAGCGGCAGCGTCCTGGCCGGGCAGGCGGTCGGCGAGCTGACCCACCTCGGCGAGACACCGGGGATCGTGCTCTTCGCCGCGGTCACCGCCGTCGCCGCGGCCGTCGGCTACCGCCTCATCCACACCCTCGGCAAGATCGCCGGCCTGGTCTGCGCGCTGGCCTTCGTCTACCTCGGCATCCGGCTGGTGCAGCGCGCCGACCTCGGCGCGCTGCTCGCCGACCACCGCTTCGGGCTGCCGGTCTTCCTGCTCGCCGTCTCGCTCTCGGCCTCCTGGCAGCTGGCGTTCGGCCCGTACGTCGCCGACTACTCGCGCTACCTCCCGCGGCACACCTCGGCACGCGCCACCTTCTGGTGGACGCTGTCCGGCTCGGTGCTCGGCTCGCAGTGGTCGATGACGTTCGGCGCGCTGGCGGCCGCCGCCGCGCCGGCCGCGTTCGTGGGCCACGAGGTCACCTACATCGTGGGCCTGGGCGGCGCCGGACTGATCGCCTCGTGCCTCTACTTCGTCATCGCCCTCGGCAAGCTCACCATCAACATCCTCAACACCTACGGCGGCTTCATGTCGCTGGTCACCAGCGTCAGCGGCTTCCGCGGCCAGCGCACCCTGTCGCCCCGCGGCCGCTCCGCCTACATCGCCGGGATCATGGTGGCCGGCACCGCCGTCGCGCTCCTGGGCAAGGACTCCTTCCTGACGTCCTTCAAGGACTTCCTGCTCTTCCTGCTGACGTTCTTCACGCCCTGGTCGGCGATCAACCTCGTCGACTACTACCTGATCTCCAAGGAGCGTTACGACATCCCGGCGCTCAGCGACCCGGCCGGCCGCTACGGCGCCTGGAACGTCCGGGCCCTGACGGTCTATGTCCTCGGGGTGCTCGCCCAGCTCCCGTTCCTGGCCACGCACTTCTACACCGGCCCGCTGGTGGCACCGCTCGGCGGCGCCGACATCTCCTGGCTCGTCGGCCTCGCCGTACCGGCCGTCCTGTACTGGCTCGCCGCCCGCCGCGACACCGCGCGCACGATGGCACCCGGCCCGCTCCAAGAGGAGCCCTCCCCCGCCGGATCGGGGGGTTAA
- a CDS encoding cystathionine beta-synthase, with protein sequence MQFYDSMIELVGNTPLVRLNNVTRGIQATVLAKVEYFNPGGSVKDRIAVRMIEAAEQSGELKPGGTIVEPTSGNTGVGLAIVAQQKGYKCIFVCPDKVSTDKINVLRAYGAEVVVCPTAVDPEHPDSYYNVSDRLVRETPGAWKPDQYSNPNNPRSHYETTGPELWEQTGGRITHFVAGVGTGGTISGTGRYLKDASEGRVRVIGADPEGSVYSGGSGRPYLIEGVGEDFWPTAYDRTVADEIVAVSDKDAFQMTRRLAKEEGLLVGGSCGMAVVGALEVAAKLGPDDVVVVLLPDSGRGYLSKIFNDEWMADYGFLEEGGAAARVGEVLQHKEGALPSLVHMHPEETVGEAIEVLREYGVSQMPIVKPGAGHPDVMAAEVVGSVVERELLDALFTQRASLTDPLEKHMCPPLPQVGSGEPVADLMAVLETADAAIVLVEGKPKGVVSRQDLLAYLAREAGK encoded by the coding sequence GTGCAGTTTTACGATTCGATGATTGAGCTTGTCGGCAACACCCCGCTCGTGCGGCTCAACAACGTCACCCGAGGAATCCAGGCCACCGTCCTGGCGAAGGTCGAGTACTTCAACCCCGGCGGGTCGGTCAAGGACCGGATCGCCGTGCGGATGATCGAGGCCGCCGAGCAGTCGGGTGAGCTGAAGCCCGGCGGCACCATCGTCGAGCCCACCTCCGGCAACACCGGTGTGGGCCTGGCGATCGTCGCCCAGCAAAAGGGCTACAAGTGCATCTTCGTCTGCCCGGACAAGGTGTCCACGGACAAGATCAATGTGCTGCGGGCCTACGGTGCCGAGGTGGTGGTCTGCCCGACCGCCGTGGACCCCGAGCACCCGGACTCGTACTACAACGTCTCGGACCGGCTGGTCCGTGAGACGCCCGGTGCCTGGAAGCCCGACCAGTACAGCAACCCGAACAACCCGCGCTCCCACTACGAGACCACCGGTCCCGAGCTGTGGGAGCAGACGGGCGGGCGGATCACCCACTTCGTGGCGGGTGTCGGCACCGGCGGCACGATCAGCGGCACCGGCCGCTATCTGAAGGACGCCAGCGAGGGCCGGGTCAGGGTCATCGGCGCCGACCCGGAGGGCTCGGTCTACAGCGGCGGCTCCGGGCGCCCGTATCTGATCGAGGGTGTCGGCGAGGACTTCTGGCCGACCGCCTACGACCGTACGGTCGCGGACGAGATCGTCGCGGTCTCGGACAAGGACGCCTTCCAGATGACCCGGCGGCTGGCCAAGGAGGAGGGCCTGCTGGTCGGCGGCTCCTGCGGAATGGCCGTCGTGGGTGCGCTGGAGGTCGCGGCGAAGCTCGGCCCGGACGATGTGGTCGTCGTGCTGCTGCCGGACAGCGGCCGCGGCTACCTTTCCAAGATCTTCAACGATGAGTGGATGGCCGACTACGGCTTCCTGGAGGAGGGCGGCGCCGCCGCCCGCGTCGGCGAGGTGCTCCAGCACAAGGAGGGCGCGCTGCCCTCGCTGGTGCACATGCACCCGGAGGAGACCGTCGGCGAGGCGATCGAGGTGCTGCGCGAGTACGGCGTCTCGCAGATGCCGATCGTCAAGCCGGGCGCCGGACACCCCGATGTGATGGCCGCCGAGGTCGTCGGCTCGGTCGTCGAGCGCGAGCTGCTGGACGCGCTGTTCACCCAGCGCGCCTCGCTGACCGACCCGCTGGAGAAGCACATGTGCCCGCCGCTGCCGCAGGTCGGCTCGGGCGAGCCGGTCGCCGACCTGATGGCGGTGCTGGAGACGGCGGACGCCGCGATCGTTCTCGTCGAGGGCAAGCCGAAGGGCGTGGTGAGCCGGCAGGACCTGCTGGCCTATCTGGCGCGCGAGGCCGGCAAGTAG